The Polyangium aurulentum genomic interval CGACCGCGAGGGTTTCGTCTTGCTTGCCGAGCTTGTTCGTGACCCGGAACAGGCGGACCTTGTCCCACTCCAGAATGCAGCCGAAGTCGGCCTCGGTCATGTCGAGGTCCAGCGACGCGCCGCCCGCGCCGCCCGCGCCGCCCGTGCCGCCTGCCCCGCCCGCCCCGCCGGTGCCGCCCGCCCCGCCGGTGTTCGACGTGCTGCTCGAGCTGCCGCCGCTCCCACCATCTCCGCCCTCACCGCCTCCGCCGCAAGCAAGGAGCGCGCTGCCGGCGACGAGGAGCGCGGCCAATGTCGAAAATCGATGAGCGTGATGGTGCATGGGGACCTCCTGGAGGAGCCGGCAAGTCGCCGAGCTCGGGGGAGGCCCCTGCTACCATGTATCCGTCCGGGAGAAAATTGATTCGACTAGCGGCCCGGATCGCCCGAGGTCTTGGTCCCCGGCGCGCCGTCGCCGTCGGCCGTGTAGCCGCGCTGGCTCGTCCCCTGCTGACGCGCCACGTCCGCGAGCTCGCCCGAGGCGTGCTCGTCCATCACCCGTGACGATTGTCCAGGCACAACGCGCTCGTTGCCCACCTCGGCCGCCTGGTCCTTCTTCGGTTCAGCTTTTCGCTCGCCCATGCCAGACCCTCCCTGCGCGCGGTCGTTCGCGCACGGGGTTCATGGGCCGGGCCTGTGGCGGTGTCGAGGGGGGCCGGCGTTTCAGTTGCTCTCGTCGGCCCGCCATCGGTAGCCGGCGCCGACCACGGTCTGGATGCGGTCGAACTGCTCGTCGACCTGCTCGAGCTTGCGGCGCAGGCGGCGCACGTAGGTGTCGATGATGCGGTCGGTGACCACCGAGTCGTCGCCGCGCACGATCTGCAAGAGCCGCTCGCGCGACAGCACGATGCCGGGGCGGCGCAAGAGCGCCTCGAGGAGGCGGAACTCGGTCACGGTGGTGGGGATGATCTGGCCGCGGTAGCGCGCCTCGAGGCGCTCGGGGTAGAGCTGCATCTCGCCGATCTCGATGGGCGGCTGCTCCCAGCCTTCGGTCTGGCGGAGCGACTCGCGCCGCAGGATCGCTGCCACGCGAGCGAGCAGGACGCGGGTGCTGAAGGGCTTGGCGACGTAGTCGTCGGCGCCGAGCTCGAGCCCGAGCGCCTCGTCGACCTCGCTGTCTCGCGAGGTGAGGAGGATCATCGGCACGCGATCACCGGACTCGCGCACGCGGCGCAGGAGCGTGAAGCCGTCGATGCCGGGCATGTTCACGTCGCTCACCACGACCGCGGGACGCTCGCGCCGGATCATCTCGAGGCCAGCCATCCCGTCACGCGCCGTGACGATCTGGTGCCCCGCCTCTTCGAAGGCCAGAGCGAGCACGTCGAGGAGCGATGCTTCGTCGTCGATGATGAGGATACGCACGTCACAATCATGACGGATGGATTTAGGTAATTCAACGGCGGCGACGAACACCCCCCCTTTCACATCATTTTCACATGAAACACTTGAAGCTGCTCCGCCGACAACGCTCGACGCCCATCTGGAAACGGCATCCATGGGGACCCATGGGTTCGTCCGGGCCCCTGGGATCTATCGATCTGCGCCTTTTCGGCGAGGCGCTCGGCCGTCGAACGCCTGCGCGTCGAGGAAGCCCACCATCTCGTCGATGAGCACGGGCGACAGGTCGCGGCCGATGTCGGCGGCCGTGATGCGCCTCGGGTCCGGCTGGGAGATGCAGTTGAGAGCGTGCGTGACGCAATCGAGCACCCGGATGCGGTGCCGCGCGCGCGTGGAGCCTTCGAGCAGGCGCGCCCAGCCCTCGATCTCCGAGGGCGCGACGTTGTAATCGTAGCTGCCGCCGAGCACGAGCAGCGGCCTGTCGAGCCCCTTCGCGGCCTCCGGAGCCTTGGTGGCGAGCTCGATCCACGACGCCCAGATGCCCGGCGGCTGGCCGAGGATGGGCTCGCCGAGGTGCGTGCCGCGCTCCACGCGCTTCAATGCTTCGGCGGCACGGATGAGCTGCCGGGCTTCGGCCTCGCCCCGCTCCGACTGGCCGGCGATGGAAAAGGCCCAGCGCACACGCTCGCTCTGCTGCTCGAGCAGGACGGACATGGTGTGGAAGGGCGGCGCCAGCATGATCGCGGCGCGCACCTCGGGCCGGTCGACGAGGAGCACCGGCACGAGCTGTCCGCCCTCGCTATGGCCGACCAGGAACATGCGCTCGGGATCGATCTGGGGATGGCGCGCCACGACATCGAGCGCAGCCTCGGCGTCGCCCACGTATTCGCCCGTCGCGAACTCGGTCTCGAGGAGATCGTAAGGGACCGCGGAGTGGTCGGTCTCGGCGCAATCGTTGAAGCTGCCGCAGGTGCGTTTGTCGTAGCGGTAAACGGCATAGCCGTGCCCGGCGAGCGCGGCGGCGAGGCGCTGGTAGACGGGCAGCTCGAAGCCGAAACCGAGCCCGATCTGCCCGCGCATCAGGCCATCGCGCGACATGGGCCCGCTGCCGTGCACGATGACCACGACCGGCATGCGCTCGCCCTCCCTGCGCGCCGGCAAGGTCAAGGTCCCGTCGAGGTGCCAGAGGCCGCGATCGAAGCCGAGGGGCACATCCTCCTGCGGACGTACCGGGCGCGCGGGCTCGTGCTGTTTCGGCGCGGCGGGGACGCGTCGGGATTCGGGCGGCGTCGGCGACGACCCGCAGGCGCCGAGGAGCAGCACGGCGAGGAAGAGGCGCATGAGCTCCACGTCCGGAGGATAGCCTGCCGGGCGTGGCTGTCGATCAGTTGCCTGCCTTTGCCCACCGTTTGCTGATGTCGAGCGCCTCGCCGGTCTCGAGGAGGGATTTCAGGCTGGAGAGGATGGCGGGCCAGCCGTTGCGCAGGCCGTCCTCGACCTCGCTGCCCGGCTCGAATTCCTCGTGAACCACGGTGAGCTTCACGTTCACCGGACCGGCGGGGTCGATCGTGAAGATGACGCGCGTCGCAGGGGGGAGCGGCGTCTGGGGCGCGATCTCGCGGGTCCAGCTCATCACGAGGCGCGAGGGAGGGTCGACCTCGATCACCTTCGCCCGGACGACATCCGGCGCGCCGTTGGTCGTGCGAAAGAAAACGGGCGAGCCGGGCTTCCAGTCCGATTCCACCCGCCTGCCGCCCCAGTATTCCTGCGTGAACTTGCCGTCCGTCAGGGCCGTCCAGAGCTTTTCCGGCGTCGTGGCGATGTACGTGACATAGACGAAGCTCGGCCTATTCATCGTTCGTATCCTCCAGTCCTTTTTTCAGCTCGGCGAGGGCCTTCAAGTGGCTGCGCTCGAACTTGGCGATCCAGCGCTCGTGAATCTCGTTGAGCGGCACGGGGTTCAGGTAGTGCAGCTTCTCGCGGCCCCTCCAGACGGTGACGACGAGGTTGGCGGCCTCGAGCAATTGCAAATGCTTGGTCACCGCCTGACGCGTGATATCGAGGTCCGCACAAAGCTCGCCCAGGGTCTGCCCGTTTCGAGCGTACAAACGGTCGAGCAAAAGCCGGCGGCTGGGATCGGCCAGCGCCTTGAAGACGGCGTCCAGAGACATGAAGCGTGCGTGGTCGACAACATGCCACCAAACGGTTGCATGTCAAGGGGCAAGGCTGGATCGTCGCTCGGCCTGGCTGGCCGGCGGGTCAACCCGCCTGGGCGATCGCGTCGCGGGCCTCGGCCGTGATCTCGAACGAGCGCAGGCGCGCCGTGTGGTCGAACATCTGCGACGTGACCATGAGCTCGTCGGCGCCGGTGCGGGCGACGAATGCGGCGAGCCCGCGCCGAACGGTCTCGGGCGAGCCCACCACCGTGCATACGAGCATCTGCTCCATGCCCGCGCGTTCCATCGGCGTGAGCTGCCGCTCGAAGCCCTCGACGGGCGGCGGCAGCGGGCCCGGCCGGCCGCGAATCAGATTGACGAACGCCTGTTGCAGCGAGGTGAACGAAAGGCGCGCCTCCTCGTCGGTATCGGCCGCGAAGACATTGACGCCGAGCATGACGTGGGGCCGCGCGAGCTGCGGCGAGGGGCGGAATCGAGCGCGGTACAGCTCGACCGCCGGCGTCATCTGCGTGGGCGCGAAATGCGAGGCAAAGGCGTAAGGCAGGCCCAGCGCCGCGGCGAGCTGCGCGCCGAAGAGGCTCGAGCCGAGGATCCAGATCGGCACGTTCAATCCCGCGCCGGGCACCGCGCGCACCCGCTGGCCGGGATCGGGGGAGCGGAAGTAGTCCATCAGCTCGACGACGTCGCGAGGGAATGCGTCGGGGTCGCTGTCGAGGTTGCGCCGGAGCGCGCGGGCGGTGATCTGATCGGAGCCCGGAGCCCGCCCGAGGCC includes:
- a CDS encoding response regulator transcription factor, encoding MRILIIDDEASLLDVLALAFEEAGHQIVTARDGMAGLEMIRRERPAVVVSDVNMPGIDGFTLLRRVRESGDRVPMILLTSRDSEVDEALGLELGADDYVAKPFSTRVLLARVAAILRRESLRQTEGWEQPPIEIGEMQLYPERLEARYRGQIIPTTVTEFRLLEALLRRPGIVLSRERLLQIVRGDDSVVTDRIIDTYVRRLRRKLEQVDEQFDRIQTVVGAGYRWRADESN
- a CDS encoding LLM class flavin-dependent oxidoreductase codes for the protein MIPFSVLDLSPIVEGGDAAGALRNTLDLAQHAERWGYRRYWLAEHHSMAGVASAATSVVIGYVAGGTKTIRVGAGGIMLPNHSPLVIAEQFGTLESLYPGRIDLGLGRAPGSDQITARALRRNLDSDPDAFPRDVVELMDYFRSPDPGQRVRAVPGAGLNVPIWILGSSLFGAQLAAALGLPYAFASHFAPTQMTPAVELYRARFRPSPQLARPHVMLGVNVFAADTDEEARLSFTSLQQAFVNLIRGRPGPLPPPVEGFERQLTPMERAGMEQMLVCTVVGSPETVRRGLAAFVARTGADELMVTSQMFDHTARLRSFEITAEARDAIAQAG
- a CDS encoding ArsR/SmtB family transcription factor, with product MSLDAVFKALADPSRRLLLDRLYARNGQTLGELCADLDITRQAVTKHLQLLEAANLVVTVWRGREKLHYLNPVPLNEIHERWIAKFERSHLKALAELKKGLEDTNDE
- a CDS encoding alpha/beta hydrolase family protein gives rise to the protein MRLFLAVLLLGACGSSPTPPESRRVPAAPKQHEPARPVRPQEDVPLGFDRGLWHLDGTLTLPARREGERMPVVVIVHGSGPMSRDGLMRGQIGLGFGFELPVYQRLAAALAGHGYAVYRYDKRTCGSFNDCAETDHSAVPYDLLETEFATGEYVGDAEAALDVVARHPQIDPERMFLVGHSEGGQLVPVLLVDRPEVRAAIMLAPPFHTMSVLLEQQSERVRWAFSIAGQSERGEAEARQLIRAAEALKRVERGTHLGEPILGQPPGIWASWIELATKAPEAAKGLDRPLLVLGGSYDYNVAPSEIEGWARLLEGSTRARHRIRVLDCVTHALNCISQPDPRRITAADIGRDLSPVLIDEMVGFLDAQAFDGRAPRRKGADR
- a CDS encoding SRPBCC family protein, whose amino-acid sequence is MNRPSFVYVTYIATTPEKLWTALTDGKFTQEYWGGRRVESDWKPGSPVFFRTTNGAPDVVRAKVIEVDPPSRLVMSWTREIAPQTPLPPATRVIFTIDPAGPVNVKLTVVHEEFEPGSEVEDGLRNGWPAILSSLKSLLETGEALDISKRWAKAGN